One window from the genome of Eriocheir sinensis breed Jianghai 21 chromosome 7, ASM2467909v1, whole genome shotgun sequence encodes:
- the LOC126995169 gene encoding serine/arginine repetitive matrix protein 2-like isoform X7: MDEIELGRTISSLFTAQQELYTERMDEIELGRTISSLSTAPQNLDTERTDEIAEKGSESMSNSEKGSDSIPSGPGGGSDPTTDEVRHMPLSTVAQKMDSEGEGTERIEDLRNRCSVAQKEECSTDDEVECNKETVNRYSSTEALKGTREEHRNIETTEKQSTEGDKGIECTREMGHISPSTEAQKDKEEGVEHSMEINRILAPETQTQSPYELGDCGETQLVLETENQSVFMERTANWNMATTIFTTTTSATTVDSDRTSPNEPQTDAGNTNEAKTKGETENLEDYDTDLFISPSRSPFPLSPGQREGESASSHESFAYDTQFGQGFFQSQEESEAYLLSLVGKEPHDTTTQPECVSVRCIEELNHLELTDLYAFPFLEDMHSAGFEMEEKHLLGESDDFDNKTHGTPPPLLPPPPPGDLLEQSWIQGSDKGSDPTVLSPERGSNSLSSPKKVYLPAPSPRKRLKSVSRQEGENLGSVSLERGLDSLSSPKKGFDPTLLSLEIGSNSAPSSPQKGSDPTVLNPERGSNSLSRSKKEYLPAPNPRKRLKSVSRQEGENLGSVSLGKGLDSLSSPKKGFDSSPSSPEKGSESISSSEKGSDSIPSGPGGGSDHTTTTTTTTLTTTTAITTTTAITTTITTATTIVNAKQESTVKITCNLDPKPPTENTENVEIKFKNQGFPAKKRKLKPLTEHIKNLAIEPPEQESSKKTRDSNLKQKKTCDSNLKQKKTCDSNLKQKKTCDSNLKQKKMCDSNLKPLVENVENFEEEESVEKESSSESDTSCERELDPDMRERDPLKLESLAERIEKFEEGEELSATGSSSEGDMSSEGGLEPDMGERDPLKLESLAERIEKFEEGEELSATGSSSEGDTSSEGGLEPDMGERDPLKLESLPESIVKFEEGEELSATGSSSEGDMSFEGGLEPGMTERDPLKLESLPESIVKFEEGEELSVTGSSSEGDMSSEGGLEPDMGERDPLKLGSLPESIVKFEEGEELSATGSSSEGDTSIEREFEPDIGERDPLKLESLGESIEKSEEYEETYEKVSISEDWTSSEGGLEPGMKGIETQHDDTSEKEGSRTSSEGELDPEMKGVQTQSDSNVIGEGELDPETKGIKDKQNRREKGENRTSREGESNPETKGIEDKQNPSKKGESHPETKGMGNKPHSQPTSSRQHTTPYVTPRPHRTLPRQHRQRRNTPHGPKPTSYLGVNLSTPSMQDIAKNAYFSTPNTPWKARRQSKLACPSWWLDDLPLPSHVPSTSDTHKMTNEGDSNEGMLCESRAVLSRKRKKMREDLPNISGHSSSSNSPRLTNVEMDSDSTVLFEFPDAVLSDTSSRKGKKLKRKGVPLPCALSATSDSPPLTELEKSMLKDLPLLYALSYTSASPRNTDEGTDTDATVLFEFSDAVLSDTSSRKGKKSRRKGVPLPCALSTTSDSPPLTEVEKAMIEELLLPYTRSSTSGSPKNTDEGTDTDATVLYDSPDKHPPLTKLEKSMVKDLPLPYALSSASDSPKNTDIDETVLYNSPKKTYPPLTELEKSMLKDLPLPYSLSSTSNSPKMTDEDADTDESMLYDSVKPPYPPLTELEKSMLKDLPLPYGLSSTSNSPKMTDEDPSTDESILYDSVKLPYPPLTELEKAMIEDLPLPYALSSTCSSPKMTDEDTSTDESMLYDSVKPSYPPLTELEKAMIEDLPLPYALSSTSNSPKMTDEDTSTDESILYDSDKPSYPPLTELEKAMIEDLPLPYALSSTCSSPKMTDEDTSTDESLLYDSDKPPYLPLTELEKSMLKDLPLPYGLSSTSNSPKMTDEDADTDESILYDSVKPPYPPLTKLEKSMVKDLPLPYGLSSTTNSPKMTDGDTDTDETLLCDSPDEPRDSPLTELEKSVVKDLPLPSLPFLTNRNMADRNTDTHNVMPGEELREKNKIELPSSNQDSDATTKGSRNSTPSDSGLDANRAVIEDLIRDWMSDKSLRSGNPSLAPSPERSEASEREELDRSNRNDGDVTEEKSDKNKNKENHPCTNQGERERPTTDNHTNVTNLELTPARNVHQDTVTNTTPYTVETVWHSETSLTVRTVRRKFTNPGMQDVTRHDPQPSKRWKTEGGGERRMENESVRCDNEGRNSDGERTAKMRKNKLDSDPESDDTSCEGERRMKMRERRCESEEGGAEAGNTSSDSERKAKRKEMHERENWETSERDKTSHESDQGRTKRKKRRRHGGKREMATQNTSWESGTQTKTRQEITERGKTSYDNGKETNLTNISHIRKWETKKQNTSCESEAQTKTINEITRRDNRRYDRRKLAPSTNRTLDSTLGSSSDRSFTVTVCNKVKRLSDIKITLCEDSEAEESGSKDGEIKVKVQFTEQPEMTLDGGQVSGDGADRLGMVTSTPLVTSASVRRKRLVGDSVEDDDS; the protein is encoded by the exons ATGGATGAAATTGAGCTTGGAAGAACAATCAGCTCTCTTTTCACAGCACAACAGGAACTTTACACAGAAAGAATGGATGAAATTGAGCTTGGAAGAACAATCAGCTCTCTTTCCACAGCGCCACAGAATCTTGACACAGAAAGAACGGATGAAATTGCAGAAAAAGGGTCAGAATCTATGTCAAACTCAGAGAAAGGATCAGATTCCATCCCATCAGGTCCTGGAGGAGGGTCAGATCCTACGACTGATGAAGTAAGACACATGCCTCTCTCCACAGTAGCACAGAAAATGGATTCAGAAGGTGAGGGAACAGAAAGAATTGAAGACTTGAGAAACAGATGTAGCGTAGCACAGAAGGAAGAGTGCAGTACAGATGATGAGGTAGAGTGTAACAAAGAAACAGTTAACAGATACTCCTCTACAGAAGCACTAAAAGGGACTAGAGAGGAACACAGAAATatagaaacaacagaaaaacagagTACAGAAGGAGATAAGGGAATAGAGTGTACCAGAGAAATGGGGCACATATCTCCCTCTACAGAAGcacagaaggataaagaagaaggtgTGGAGCATAGCATGGAAATAAACAGAATCCTCGCCCCAGAAACGCAAACTCAGTCTCCGTACGAGCTTGGCGACTGCGGCGAAACTCAACTCGTACTGGAAACGGAAAACCAGAGTGTGTTTATGGAGCGTACTGCAAACTGGAACATggctactactatttttactactactacaagtgcTACAACAGTGGATAGTGACCGGACGAGCCCTAACGAACCCCAGACAGATGCAGGAAACACAAACGAAGCGAAAacgaaaggagaaacagaaaaccTTGAGGATTACGACACAGACTTATTTATTTCGCCTTCACGGAGCCCTTTTCCCTTATCGCcagggcagagggagggagagagcgccTCATCACACGAAAGCTTTGCCTACGACACCCAGTTCGGACAAGGCTTCTTCCAATCACAGGAGGAGTCTGAGGCCTATCTACTATCGCTTGTCGGAAAGGAACCGCACGACACGACTACCCAACCAGAGTGTGTTAGTGTCCGTTGCATAGAGGAGCTAAACCACCTTGAACTGACGGATTTGTACGCTTTTCCGTTCCTTGAAGACATGCACAGTGCGGGTTttgagatggaagaaaaacaTTTGCTGGGAGAAAGTGATGATTTTGATAACAAGACACAcggaactcctcctcctcttcttcctcctcctccccctggtgACCTTTTAGAACAGTCATGGATTCAGGGTTCCGATAAAGGGTCTGATCCCACTGTGTTGAGTCCCGAGAGAGGATCGAACTCCTTATCAAGTCCGAAGAAAGTGTATCTGCCTGCGCCAAGTCCAAGGAAAAGGTTAAAATCTGTAtcaaggcaggagggagagaactTAGGATCGGTGAGTCTGGAAAGAGGGTTGGATTCCCTATCAAGTCCAAAGAAAGGGTTCGATCCAACTCTGTTAAGTCTGGAAATCGGGTCAAATTCTGCTCCATCAAGTCCACAAAAAGGGTCTGATCCCACTGTGTTAAATCCTGAGAGAGGATCCAATTCTCTATCAAGGTCAAAGAAAGAGTATCTGCCTGCGCCAAATCCAAGGAAAAGGTTAAAATCTGTAtcaaggcaggagggagagaactTAGGATCAGTGAGTTTGGGAAAAGGGTTGGATTCCCTATCAAGTCCAAAGAAAGGGTTCGATTCTTCTCCATCAAGTCCAGAGAAAGGGTCAGAATCTATATCAAGCTCAGAGAAAGGATCAGATTCCATCCCATCAGGTCCTGGAGGAGGGTCagatcatactactactactactactactactcttactactactactgctattactactactacagctattaccaccaccatcaccactgctacgACTATAGTTAATGCAAAACAAGAATCTACAGTAAAGATAACTTGTAATTTGGACCCGAAACCACCCACAGAAAACACAGAGAACGTCGAAATCAAATTTAAAAACCAAGGATTtccagcaaagaaaagaaaattgaaaccaCTGACAGAACACATAAAGAACCTTGCAATTGAACCTCCAGAACAAGAATCGTCAAAGAAAACACGTGATTCTAacctgaaacaaaagaaaacgtgtGATTCTAacctgaaacaaaagaaaacgtgtGATTCTAacctgaaacaaaagaaaacgtgtGATTCTAacctgaaacaaaagaaaatgtgtGATTCTAACCTTAAACCACTGGTGGAAAATGTAGAGAActttgaagaagaagaatcagtTGAAAAAGAATCCAGTTCAGAAAGCGATACATCATGTGAGAGAGAGTTGGAtccagatatgagagagagagatcctttgaAGCTGGAATCATTGGCAGAAAGAATTGAGAAgtttgaagaaggtgaagaatTGAGCGCAACAGGATCCAGTTCTGAAGGTGATATGTCAAGTGAAGGAGGATTGGAACctgatatgggagagagagatccTTTGAAGCTGGAATCATTGGCAGAAAGGATTGAGAAgtttgaagaag gtgaagaatTGAGCGCAACAGGATCCAGTTCAGAAG GCGATACGTCAAGTGAAGGAGGATTGGAACctgatatgggagagagagatccTTTGAAGCTGGAATCATTGCCAGAAAGCATTGTGAAgtttgaagaaggtgaagaatTGAGCGCAACAGGATCCAGTTCTGAAGGCGATATGTCGTTTGAAGGAGGATTGGAACCAGGTATGACAGAGAGAGATCCTTTGAAGCTGGAATCATTGCCAGAAAGCATTGTGAAgtttgaagaaggtgaagaatTGAGCGTAACAGGATCCAGTTCAGAAGGAGATATGTCAAGTGAAGGAGGATTGGAACctgatatgggagagagagatccTTTGAAGCTGGGATCATTGCCAGAAAGCATTGTGAAgtttgaagaag gtgaagaatTGAGCGCAACAGGATCCAGTTCAGAAGGTGATACATCAATTGAAAGGGAATTTGAACcagatataggagagagagatccTTTGAAGCTGGAATCATTAGGAGAAAGCATTGAAAAGtctgaagaatatgaagaaacatatgaaaaagTATCCATTTCAGAAGACTGGACCTCAAGTGAAGGAGGATTGGAACCAGGAATGAAAGGGATCGAAACCCAACATGACGACACaagcgaaaaggaaggaagcagaacaTCGAGTGAGGGAGAACTGGACCCAGAAATGAAAGGAGTCCAAACCCAAAGTGATTCAAATGTTATAGGAGAAGGAGAATTGGACCCAGAAACAAAAGGGATCAAAGACAAACAAAatcgaagagaaaaaggagaaaacagaacaTCAAGGGAAGGAGAATCAAACCCAGAAACAAAAGGGATCGAAGACAAACAGAATCCAAGCAAAAAAGGAGAATCACACCCAGAAACAAAAGGTATGGGAAACAAACCCCACTCACAACCCACATCGTCCAGACAACACACAACACCCTACGTAACACCAAGGCCTCACCGCACCCTCCCTCGGCAACACAGGCAACGCAGGAACACCCCACATGGCCCCAAACCTACGTCCTACCTGGGTGTGAATCTTTCGACACCCTCCATGCAGGATATCGCCAAGAACGCCTATTTCAGTACGCCCAACACGCCATGGAAAGCGAGGAGGCAGAGTAAGCTGGCCTGTCCCTCCTGGTGGCTTGACGATCTGCCTCTCCCCTCGCATGTTCCCTCGACATCTGACACTCACAAAATGACAAATGAGGGAGATTCTAATGAGGGTATGCTGTGTGAGTCTCGTGCTGTGCTGtcaaggaaacggaagaaaatgagagaagactTACCCAATATCTCCGGTCATTCCTCAAGCAGTAACTCTCCCAGATTGACAAATGTGGAGATGGATTCCGATTCGACTGTGCTGTTTGAGTTTCCTGATGCTGTTCTGTCCGACACATcatcaaggaaaggaaagaaattaaagaggaaaggcGTACCTCTCCCCTGCGCTCTCTCCGCAACCAGTGACTCGCCACCATTGACAGAACTGGAGAAATCAATGCTAAAAGACCTGCCTCTCCTCTATGCTCTCTCCTATACCAGTGCCTCTCCCAGGAACACAGATGAAGGCACAGATACAGATGCGACTGTGCTGTTTGAGTTTTCTGATGCTGTTCTGTCCGACACATcatcaaggaagggaaagaaatcaaGGAGGAAAGGCGTACCTCTCCCCTGCGCTCTCTCCACAACCAGTGACTCTCCACCATTGACGGAAGTGGAGAAAGCAATGATTGAAGAGTTGCTTCTCCCCTACACTCGCTCCTCAACCAGTGGCTCTCCCAAGAACACAGATGAAGGCACGGATACTGACGCGACTGTGCTGTATGACTCTCCTGATAAACATCCACCATTGACAAAACTGGagaaatcaatggtaaaagactTGCCTCTCCCCTACGCTCTCTCCTCAGCCAGTGACTCGCCCAAGAACACGGATATTGACGAGACTGTACTGTATAATTCTCCTAAAAAAACCTATCCACCATTGACGGAACTGGAGAAATCAATGCTAAAAGACTTGCCTCTCCCTTACAGTCTCTCCTCCACCAGTAACTCTCCCAAAATGACGGATGAAGATGCAGATACAGATGAATCTATGCTGTATGATTCTGTTAAACCACCCTATCCACCATTGACAGAACTGGAGAAATCAATGCTAAAAGATTTGCCTCTCCCTTACGGTCTCTCCTCCACCAGTAACTCCCCTAAAATGACAGATGAAGACCCAAGTACAGATGAATCTATACTGTATGATTCTGTTAAACTGCCCTATCCACCATTGACGGAACTGGAAAAGGCAATGATTGAAGACTTGCCTCTCCCCTATGCTCTCTCCTCAACTTGCAGCTCTCCTAAAATGACGGATGAAGACACAAGTACAGATGAATCTATGCTGTATGATTCTGTTAAACCATCCTATCCACCATTGACAGAACTGGAAAAGGCAATGATTGAAGACTTGCCCCTCCCCTATGCTCTCTCCTCCACCAGTAACTCTCCCAAAATGACAGATGAAGACACAAGTACAGATGAATCTATACTGTATGATTCTGACAAACCGTCCTATCCACCATTGACGGAACTGGAAAAGGCAATGATTGAAGACTTGCCTCTCCCCTATGCTCTCTCCTCAACTTGCAGCTCTCCCAAAATGACAGATGAAGACACAAGTACAGATGAATCTCTGCTGTATGATTCTGATAAACCGCCCTATCTACCATTGACGGAGCTGGAGAAATCAATGCTAAAAGATTTGCCTCTCCCTTACGGTCTCTCCTCCACCAGTAACTCTCCTAAAATGACAGATGAAGATGCAGATACAGATGAATCTATACTGTATGATTCCGTTAAACCACCCTATCCACCATTGACGAAACTGGagaaatcaatggtaaaagaccTACCTCTCCCTTACGGTCTCTCCTCAACCACTAACTCTCCCAAAATGACGGACGGAGACACGGATACTGACGAAACTCTACTCTGTGACTCTCCTGATGAACCACGTGATTCACCATTGACAGAACTGGAGAAATCAGTGGTGAAGGacttgcccctcccttcccttcccttcctgacaaacagaaacatggcagacagaaacacagacactcATAATGTAATGCCGGGTGAGGAATTAAGGGAAAAGAACAAAATTGAGCTCCCTTCTTCTAACCAAGACTCAGATGCAACTACAAAGGGATCCAGGAACTCAACACCCTCTGACTCTGGACTGGATGCTAATAGGGCGGTCATAGAGGATTTGATAAGGGATTGGATGAGTGATAAGTCTCTCCGTAGTGGGAATCCGAGCCTAGCACCATCGCCAGAGAGAAGTGAGGCATCGGAGAGAGAAGAACTTGACCGCAGCAACAGAAATGACGGAGACGTAACAGAAGAAAAGTccgataaaaataaaaacaaagaaaatcatcCATGTACcaaccaaggagagagagagagaccaaccacTGACAACCATACAAATGTTACCAACTTAGAACTCACACCCGCAAGGAACGTACACCAGGACACTGTTACCAATACCACCCCGTACACCGTGGAGACCGTCTGGCATTCGGAAACGTCCCTCACCGTAAGAACCGTAAGACGCAAATTCACAAACCCAGGCATGCAAGACGTGACCCGACATGACCCCCAACCCAGCAAGAGGTGGAAgactgagggaggaggtgaacgGAGGATGGAAAATGAGAGCGTAAGATGTGATAATGAGGGAAGAAACTCTGATGGTGAAAGAACGgcaaaaatgaggaaaaacaagCTTGATAGTGACCCAGAAAGTGACGATACAAGCTGTGAAGGTGAacgaagaatgaaaatgagggaaagaaggtgtgAGAGTGAGGAAGGGGGCGCAGAGGCAGGGAATACAAGCTCTGATAGTGAACGAaaggcaaaaaggaaggaaatgcatGAGAGGGAGAACTGGGAGACATCGGAGAGGGACAAAACTAGCCATGAGAGTGACCAAGGacggacgaaaagaaagaaacggaggcGACATGGTGGAAAACGGGAAATGGCGACACAAAACACCAGCTGGGAAAGTGGAACGCAAACAAAAACAAGGCAAGAAAtaacagagagagggaagacaAGTTACGACAATGGGAAGGAAACTAACTTGACGAACATTAGCCATATCAGAAAATGGGAGACCAAGAAACAAAATACCAGCTGTGAAAGTGAAGCGCAAACCAAAACAATAAACGAAATAACCAGGAGGGATAATAGACGTTACGACCGCAGAAAACTCGCACCCTCGACCAACAGAACCCTGGACAGTACCCTTGGCAGCTCCTCCGATCGCAGCTTCACCGTCACAGTATGCAATAAGGTCAAGAGGCTGAGCGACATTAAAATCACCCTCTGTGAAGACTCCGAGGCCGAGGAGAGCGGGTCAAAGGACGGCGAGATCAAAGTGAAGGTGCAGTTTACCGAGCAACCTGAGATGACCCTAGATGGAGGTCAGGTTAGCGGTGATGGTGCGGATAGGTTAGGGATGGTGACCTCGACCCCTCTCGTGACCTCAGCTAGCGTAAGAAGGAAGAGGTTGGTCGGGGAtagtgttgaagatgatgatAGTTGA